In Lytechinus variegatus isolate NC3 chromosome 12, Lvar_3.0, whole genome shotgun sequence, a single window of DNA contains:
- the LOC121424884 gene encoding ubiquitin domain-containing protein 2-like, whose translation MGGCFSTSHDGTSGRGENTDGTVGSMPIGRNQPLKPEKPKWKSDVPLTTGQLQSKRDEFWETAPAYEGRKEIWDALRGAASALESGDFVLSQAIIDGANISCPNGALTDCYDELGNRYTLPVYTLSAPVNMVEETSDIDVIDPEPPAEGGTELTVKFRLSSGKELKLNVRSTDTIYQVKKRIHGMENIEPSRQRFFFSGKLLTDKTRVEEARLAKGFVVQVILSQPNPAPVDG comes from the exons ATGGGAGGTTGTTTTAGCACCTCGCATGATGGGACAAGTGGAAGAGGGGAAAATACAGACGGTACAGTTGGTTCGA TGCCCATCGGCCGAAATCAGCCCCTGAAACCAGAGAAACCAAAATGGAAAAGTGACGTTCCACTCACCACAGGGCAACTACAAAGCAAGCGAGATGAATTCTGGGAAACGGCACCAGCCTACGAGGGCAGGAAAGAGATCTGGGATGCCCTCCGGGGAGCGGCCTCTGCGTTGGAGTCTGGAGATTTTGTCTTATCTCAAGCCATCATTGATGGTGCAAATATATCATGCCCTAATG GTGCCCTGACGGATTGTTACGATGAGCTAGGGAACCGGTACACCCTCCCTGTCTACACACTAAGCGCGCCTGTCAACATGGTAGAGGAAACAAGTGATATTGACGTGATTGACCCTGAGCCACCAGCAGAGGGCGGCACTGAACTTACGGTCAAATTCCGCCTTTCATCCGGTAAGGAACTCAAATTGAATGTTCGGTCGACAGACACGATATACCAAGTTAAGAAGCGTATCCACGGGATGGAGAACATTGAGCCATCACGTCAACGCTTCTTCTTCAGCGGAAAACTGCTTACGGACAAAACACGCGTGGAGGAGGCGAGATTAGCGAAAGGATTCGTTGTGCAAGTTATACTAAGCCAGCCAAATCCAGCACCCGTTGATGGTTAG